From a region of the Phaseolus vulgaris cultivar G19833 chromosome 6, P. vulgaris v2.0, whole genome shotgun sequence genome:
- the LOC137832725 gene encoding peptide methionine sulfoxide reductase B5-like has product MSFTILRTTSTPICSKPIFSTILLSSPPTSFSHANPIAPPTLSISATPSLQPKRRFRGGIVAMAAPGSLNKSEEEWQAILSPDQFRILRQKGTEFPGTGEYDKFFGEGVYNCAGCGTPLYKSITKFNSGCGWPAFYEGLPGAINRNPDPDGMRIEITCAVCGGHLGHVFKGEGFPTPTDERHCVNSISLKFVPANSR; this is encoded by the exons ATGAGCTTCACCATTCTCAGAACCACTTCCACTCCAATCTGTTCCAAACCCATTTTCTCAACCATTCTCCTTTCTTCACCTCCCACATCTTTCTCCCACGCAAACCCCATTGCTCCCCCCACTCTGTCCATCTCGGCCACACCCTCTCTCCAACCCAAACGTCGTTTTCGAGGTGGGATTGTCGCCATGGCCGCACCTGGCTCACTCAACAAATCCGAGGAAGAGTGGCAGGCAATTCTCTCCCCTGATCAGTTTCGCATTCTCAGGCAAAAGGGCACCGA GTTCCCTGGAACTGGAGAGTATGACAAGTTCTTTGGTGAGGGAGTTTACAACTGTGCTGGTTGTGGAACTCCTCTCTACAAGTCCATTACAAAATTCAATTCTGGTTGTGGCTGGCCAGCCTTCTACGAGGGTCTTCCCGGGGCCATAAATCGCAAT CCTGACCCTGATGGGATGAGAATAGAAATAACCTGTGCTGTTTGTGGGGGACATCTAGGTCACGTTTTTAAAGGTGAAGGATTTCCAACACCCACTGACGAACGCCACTGTGTCAATAGCATTTCACTGAAATTTGTACCAGCCAATTCTCGGTAA